In the Candidatus Electrothrix sp. GW3-4 genome, one interval contains:
- a CDS encoding sugar ABC transporter substrate-binding protein: MNMQAWHTPFVFSQHLSPVLFFAVFLLFAGVTAQAKEFRVGVLYWSMNIPGQVAMRQGLEEEARQMNKALNGHSIKLLPRVAGDGEGGIEKQIQQMHELLVLQVDAIIIQPTDNAALAAPLRAANKAGVPVVAYDQYISGGRLAAYRTSDNYQAGYLDGEYILDKFPPDKEIRLILVEYPHVSSTVERVNGFLDGLHTSGRRSKILKSYFAVEPVSGQKAGRDILRDFPQPGSVDVVFTVNDGGGLSVVEALAAAGRKEIMVATIDGDPASVDNIRSGRLTVVDCAQFCGPLGAEAMKATFALLNGQQPPYHALVPVFPITMETLHLYPGWLGPIPTDFKKSWQSQAPFWKGQLRVVRHKRPE, translated from the coding sequence ATGAACATGCAAGCTTGGCATACCCCCTTCGTCTTTTCGCAACATTTATCCCCAGTTCTTTTCTTTGCAGTGTTTTTGCTTTTCGCAGGAGTTACGGCTCAAGCCAAGGAGTTTCGGGTGGGAGTGCTCTATTGGTCTATGAATATACCTGGCCAAGTGGCCATGCGCCAGGGGTTGGAGGAAGAGGCCAGGCAGATGAACAAGGCTTTAAACGGTCATTCCATAAAACTGCTGCCTCGGGTGGCCGGAGATGGTGAGGGTGGCATTGAAAAACAAATCCAGCAAATGCATGAGTTACTGGTGCTGCAGGTTGACGCGATCATCATTCAGCCAACCGATAACGCAGCCCTGGCTGCCCCTTTGCGGGCCGCCAACAAGGCAGGGGTTCCGGTGGTGGCCTATGATCAGTATATCAGTGGTGGAAGGCTAGCCGCCTATCGTACCTCCGACAATTATCAGGCTGGCTATCTTGATGGTGAATATATCTTAGACAAATTCCCGCCAGATAAGGAAATCCGTCTGATTCTCGTAGAGTATCCCCATGTCTCCTCTACGGTGGAGCGGGTGAACGGCTTCCTTGATGGCCTGCACACCTCTGGCCGTCGCTCTAAAATCCTTAAGAGCTATTTTGCGGTGGAGCCGGTCAGTGGTCAAAAGGCTGGTCGGGATATCCTCCGAGACTTCCCACAACCTGGCAGCGTTGATGTTGTTTTCACCGTCAACGACGGTGGCGGCCTCTCGGTGGTTGAGGCCCTGGCAGCTGCTGGCCGCAAGGAGATCATGGTGGCCACCATTGACGGCGATCCGGCCTCGGTGGACAATATCAGGTCCGGGAGGTTGACCGTAGTGGACTGTGCCCAATTTTGTGGACCTCTGGGGGCTGAGGCGATGAAGGCTACCTTTGCGCTGTTGAACGGGCAGCAGCCTCCCTACCATGCCTTGGTTCCTGTTTTTCCTATTACCATGGAGACCCTGCATCTCTATCCTGGCTGGCTCGGACCAATTCCGACTGATTTTAAAAAAAGCTGGCAAAGTCAGGCACCGTTCTGGAAGGGACAGCTCCGGGTTGTTCGTCATAAACGCCCGGAGTAA
- a CDS encoding delta-class carbonic anhydrase, producing MKKTLQAFIIASSALGLLATVGCAKNAEHGEHTAGTGKVCEGFGPQTPRDIDQKAGENKRVFTLAPGYKNMNLCNIHFHVNAEHKAKDFSLYAGEGEHGHGGGYQCNDTKNLTKKELSPVDVKEGCEGVKPGDTIEVHWVHSSCDVAPGKGLGSCLSESCSNPDLRVETQVFLVVNDPEALDFGEMAYDGNTVNGLHQAKSLPTDTGTPVEFLGSTTGPKYTQEQCSPFQVTWSVRPQCAKIDIRSLHAWCKDNVFEEDHAHGVRQLVTDPNLLSEIK from the coding sequence ATGAAAAAAACACTACAGGCCTTTATTATTGCATCTTCTGCTCTCGGATTACTTGCCACTGTAGGCTGTGCAAAAAATGCAGAGCATGGAGAACATACTGCCGGAACAGGGAAGGTATGCGAAGGGTTTGGCCCTCAGACACCAAGGGATATTGACCAAAAAGCTGGGGAAAATAAGCGAGTCTTTACTCTTGCCCCGGGTTATAAGAACATGAATCTCTGTAATATCCACTTCCATGTCAATGCTGAGCATAAGGCAAAGGACTTTTCCCTTTATGCTGGTGAAGGTGAGCATGGTCACGGTGGTGGCTACCAATGTAACGACACCAAGAATCTCACCAAGAAAGAACTGTCTCCGGTTGATGTCAAAGAGGGATGTGAGGGCGTAAAGCCGGGTGATACCATTGAGGTCCATTGGGTCCACAGCTCCTGCGATGTCGCACCGGGCAAGGGGTTAGGTTCCTGTCTGTCCGAAAGCTGCTCCAACCCGGATCTGCGGGTTGAAACACAGGTCTTCCTGGTCGTTAATGATCCTGAGGCATTAGACTTCGGCGAGATGGCGTATGATGGCAACACGGTCAATGGACTGCATCAGGCAAAATCCCTGCCCACAGACACCGGAACGCCGGTTGAATTCCTGGGCTCCACAACAGGACCGAAGTACACCCAGGAACAATGTTCTCCCTTTCAGGTCACCTGGAGCGTTCGGCCCCAATGTGCCAAAATCGACATCAGAAGCCTGCATGCCTGGTGTAAGGATAATGTCTTTGAGGAAGACCATGCCCATGGCGTACGGCAACTCGTTACTGACCCGAACCTCCTCTCTGAGATCAAATAA
- a CDS encoding amidohydrolase translates to MRQDKRPEVDLILSGRYLVVNSQDVTEQENISIAVAKGRIAEIGPNLAAKYPQAECLSHAHGLIMPGLINSHTHAAMSCFRGLADDLPLMEWLQGHIFPREAQLTSEIVYHSTLLSLCEMIRSGTTAFNDMYLFAQDVARATAESGMRAWLGEVLYDFPSPNYGELENGFLYSEELFERYGASELITVTVNPHSVYTCSPALLERLAVQAEEKDALYHIHLAENQDEVMTCRERYGCSPVQHLENLGLLNERVVAAHGVMVSEEEVTLLAERKVKIAHCPESNMKLASGAAPVPALLEQGITVGLGTDGSASNNDLDLFGEMNSAAKMHKVVQMDPTVMNAAATLHTATQGGAALLGAGAAIGSLAVGRKADLIMLDMDQPHLTPLYNPLSHLVYAAGGSDVIHSVINGKVVMRDRQLTTLDETAIITEMKRIGEMVRRIG, encoded by the coding sequence ATGCGTCAGGATAAAAGACCAGAGGTTGATTTGATCCTTTCCGGTCGCTATCTGGTGGTCAACAGCCAAGACGTGACAGAACAGGAAAACATCTCCATTGCTGTTGCCAAAGGGCGGATCGCGGAGATCGGCCCCAATCTGGCGGCGAAATATCCCCAGGCTGAATGCCTCAGCCACGCCCACGGTCTGATCATGCCTGGCCTGATCAACAGCCATACCCATGCGGCCATGTCCTGCTTTCGAGGCCTGGCCGATGACCTGCCCCTGATGGAGTGGCTGCAGGGGCATATCTTTCCCCGAGAGGCTCAGCTGACCTCGGAGATCGTCTATCATTCTACCTTGCTCTCCCTCTGCGAGATGATTCGATCCGGCACCACTGCCTTTAATGATATGTATCTCTTTGCCCAGGACGTGGCCCGTGCTACTGCCGAATCTGGAATGCGGGCCTGGCTGGGCGAGGTCCTCTATGATTTTCCCTCACCCAACTACGGAGAGCTGGAGAACGGCTTTCTCTATAGCGAGGAGTTATTTGAGCGCTATGGGGCAAGCGAACTGATCACGGTGACGGTCAATCCCCATTCGGTCTACACCTGCTCTCCGGCCCTCCTGGAACGACTGGCCGTGCAGGCAGAGGAAAAGGATGCCCTGTATCATATCCATCTTGCGGAAAATCAGGATGAGGTTATGACCTGTAGGGAACGGTACGGCTGTTCGCCGGTCCAGCATCTGGAAAATCTGGGCCTGCTCAATGAACGGGTTGTGGCTGCGCACGGGGTTATGGTCAGTGAGGAGGAGGTGACTTTACTGGCAGAACGTAAGGTCAAAATAGCCCATTGTCCAGAATCGAATATGAAGCTGGCATCAGGGGCAGCTCCTGTGCCTGCTCTGTTGGAGCAAGGGATCACCGTTGGCCTGGGCACGGATGGCAGTGCCTCCAATAACGATCTGGATCTGTTTGGCGAGATGAACTCAGCCGCAAAAATGCATAAGGTGGTCCAGATGGATCCCACCGTGATGAATGCTGCCGCGACCCTGCATACCGCCACTCAAGGTGGTGCTGCTTTGCTCGGCGCAGGAGCTGCAATAGGCAGTCTTGCCGTGGGCAGAAAGGCCGACCTGATTATGCTGGATATGGATCAGCCCCATCTTACCCCGCTCTATAATCCTCTTTCCCATCTGGTCTATGCCGCTGGCGGGAGCGATGTTATTCACTCCGTTATTAACGGGAAAGTGGTGATGCGGGATCGGCAGCTGACGACCCTGGATGAGACTGCGATTATAACAGAGATGAAACGGATTGGAGAGATGGTACGGAGGATAGGGTGA
- a CDS encoding zinc ABC transporter substrate-binding protein, which translates to MILFTGTVLPAHAESLPVFVSIAPQKWLVDQLGGDLVSVHILLDKGQEPHTYQPTPEKMTLLFRSRLYFTLGMPFEREIARKITHKKNPARGLQLIDVTRGIKKIPLLAHHHGDDHEEDHAEDDENDHQEVEQQEYADPHVWLDPRNGKKMAAAITEALISAAPEHAPAFQENLAVLQERLTRLHQELAQQLAPFRGTTFFVFHPSFGYFAHAYELHQEAVEIEGKAPTPKQLYALIKQARADKIKVLFVQPQFDRRSAQTVAQAIKGKLVELDPLAEDIEQNLKSMAEAMQTALTPQ; encoded by the coding sequence TTGATCCTTTTCACGGGGACCGTGCTTCCAGCCCATGCAGAGTCCCTGCCCGTCTTTGTCTCCATTGCCCCGCAAAAATGGCTCGTTGACCAATTAGGCGGTGACCTCGTCAGCGTCCATATCCTGCTGGATAAAGGGCAGGAACCCCATACCTATCAGCCGACCCCGGAAAAGATGACCTTACTCTTTCGCTCCCGCCTCTATTTCACCCTGGGGATGCCATTTGAGCGAGAGATTGCCCGAAAAATAACCCACAAGAAAAACCCTGCCAGAGGGCTTCAGCTCATTGACGTGACAAGGGGCATCAAAAAGATTCCTCTGCTGGCCCATCATCATGGCGATGACCATGAAGAAGATCATGCGGAAGACGATGAAAACGACCATCAGGAAGTTGAGCAGCAGGAATACGCAGATCCACATGTCTGGCTTGACCCGCGCAATGGAAAAAAAATGGCCGCAGCTATAACAGAGGCCCTGATAAGCGCTGCCCCGGAACATGCCCCTGCCTTTCAAGAGAATTTAGCGGTCCTGCAAGAAAGACTCACCCGCCTCCATCAGGAACTTGCACAACAACTTGCCCCATTCCGAGGCACAACCTTTTTTGTTTTTCATCCCTCATTCGGTTACTTTGCCCATGCCTATGAGCTACACCAAGAGGCTGTGGAGATAGAAGGCAAGGCACCCACACCCAAACAGCTCTACGCCCTTATCAAACAGGCAAGGGCGGATAAGATCAAGGTCCTCTTTGTTCAGCCCCAGTTTGACCGGAGAAGTGCCCAAACTGTGGCTCAGGCGATCAAGGGCAAGCTGGTGGAGCTGGACCCTTTGGCGGAAGATATCGAACAAAATCTCAAGTCGATGGCCGAGGCCATGCAAACGGCGCTCACACCTCAATAA
- a CDS encoding ATP-binding protein, producing the protein MPFSSPPSRSSQHRKLALSFGAVVLLLMLTLSSTAGYLFTQLHEKEEDRLASMLAIIFAESIGKVSFSGKYHARLFVEEIQSRLPALAFISVETQEGKILAHSQPEKNDTHLKEREDARLRELSLQKNLVLSVEHLHEGQVIKEVVLPFRSELDKQIVGAVRIGIKMEEVRKEQRATVIRIIILIVLLTLIAMGGIMLLSYHFGGAHYALAAQLRGIMTHAPLPITIINQQGLLLACSDQAEHLFGSCRKGQALTKQLEGNLSAADIEHLTKSNGMVFADGRPLEQEMEIDLHGQSCVWQVSKFAIAHDANGQPSLICTFVHDITDRKVAEQERLAHLRFLKIMDSVNRAIQENSDLEQMMSSVLDVVLSALNCDRAFLLYPCEPTSPTWSVPVEQTRPEYPGAFSLGLEIDMDPHFAQTLDDLLEADGPVKFGPGAKFPLPVEVAEQFAFKSFMAMALYPKTDKPWQVGVHQCSSERSWTKEEERVLQEVGRRLEEAITSLQMNRNLQESEARYRLVFENSPISLWEEDFSGVRDIFGSLKKSGVTDIEDYFDQHPDTVQQCAESVHIIDVNRATLALHGATNKEELLAGLAQIFTPLSFATFRQELILLWNGGTEMMEDSVVQTLAAEKREVTIYFSVCPGHETDLARVIVSLVNISARKQAEREQEKMHDQLLQAQKMESVGRLAGGVAHDYNNMLSVILPYTEMAIEEIDPAQPLYKMMQNIYDAAQRSADLTRQLLAFARKQAVTPKVLDLNEAVASMLKLLQKLIGENISLVWMPGAELWLVRMDPSQLDQILANLCVNARDAITDVGKVIIETRNVIFDEVYCRDHADALPGAYVLLVVSDSGCGMARETVEKIFEPFFTTKGLGKGTGLGLATIYGIIKQNNGFVHVYSEPGHGSTFKIYLPRHLVEDEQREEQRTASQIARGSETILLVEDEGIVLTMVKNVLETCGYMVFPASMPGEALRIAKERDGDIDLLLTDMIMPEMTGRDLAERLLALYPSMKCLFMSGYTGDVIAPNGVFQEGINYIQKPFSRQDLATKVRSVLDDQDKKHEGDPG; encoded by the coding sequence ATGCCTTTTTCTTCTCCCCCATCACGCTCCTCTCAGCATCGTAAGCTTGCCCTCAGCTTTGGCGCTGTGGTTCTCCTGTTGATGCTTACGCTCTCCAGCACTGCTGGCTACCTCTTTACCCAGCTCCATGAAAAGGAAGAGGACCGATTAGCCTCAATGCTCGCCATTATTTTTGCAGAGTCCATTGGTAAGGTGAGCTTTTCAGGCAAATACCATGCCCGCCTCTTTGTTGAAGAGATCCAGAGTCGGCTCCCTGCCCTGGCCTTTATTTCGGTAGAAACTCAAGAGGGGAAGATTCTGGCCCACAGCCAGCCCGAGAAAAACGATACACATCTGAAGGAGAGGGAAGATGCAAGGTTACGGGAACTGAGTTTGCAAAAAAATTTGGTCTTGTCGGTCGAACATCTCCACGAAGGCCAAGTCATCAAGGAAGTGGTGCTGCCTTTTCGCAGTGAGTTGGATAAGCAGATTGTCGGTGCGGTACGTATTGGCATCAAGATGGAGGAGGTCCGCAAGGAACAGCGGGCCACCGTGATCCGTATCATTATCCTGATTGTTCTCCTGACCCTTATTGCCATGGGGGGCATTATGCTGCTCAGTTACCATTTCGGCGGTGCCCACTATGCCCTTGCCGCCCAACTTCGGGGGATTATGACCCATGCCCCCTTGCCGATCACCATAATAAACCAGCAGGGCCTGCTGCTGGCCTGCAGCGATCAGGCTGAGCACCTCTTTGGCTCTTGCCGCAAGGGCCAAGCCTTGACGAAACAACTTGAGGGGAATCTTTCCGCAGCGGATATCGAGCATCTGACCAAGAGTAATGGCATGGTCTTTGCTGACGGCAGACCGCTGGAGCAAGAGATGGAAATCGACCTCCATGGTCAGAGCTGTGTTTGGCAGGTCAGCAAGTTCGCCATTGCCCACGATGCTAACGGCCAACCTAGCCTGATCTGCACCTTTGTCCACGATATCACCGACCGCAAGGTGGCGGAACAGGAACGTCTCGCCCACCTCCGCTTCCTGAAAATAATGGATAGCGTAAACCGAGCCATTCAAGAGAACAGTGATCTTGAGCAGATGATGAGCAGTGTCCTTGATGTGGTACTAAGCGCCTTAAATTGCGACCGGGCCTTTCTTCTGTACCCCTGTGAGCCAACCTCTCCAACCTGGAGTGTTCCCGTGGAGCAAACCAGGCCTGAGTACCCTGGAGCTTTCTCACTGGGCCTTGAAATAGACATGGATCCCCATTTCGCACAAACATTAGATGATTTGCTGGAGGCTGATGGCCCGGTGAAATTTGGGCCGGGAGCCAAGTTTCCTCTGCCAGTGGAGGTCGCAGAACAGTTTGCTTTTAAAAGTTTCATGGCCATGGCGCTTTATCCAAAAACGGACAAACCATGGCAAGTTGGTGTGCATCAGTGCAGCTCTGAGCGGAGCTGGACCAAGGAGGAGGAAAGGGTTCTTCAGGAGGTCGGCAGACGGCTGGAGGAGGCTATAACCAGTCTGCAGATGAATCGAAATCTGCAGGAGAGCGAGGCCCGCTATCGTCTGGTTTTTGAAAATTCTCCCATCTCCCTCTGGGAGGAGGATTTCTCTGGAGTTAGAGATATCTTTGGAAGTTTGAAAAAAAGCGGAGTCACTGATATTGAGGACTATTTTGACCAACACCCAGATACGGTCCAGCAGTGTGCCGAATCGGTGCATATTATTGATGTGAATCGGGCGACTCTTGCCCTGCACGGGGCGACGAATAAGGAGGAGTTGTTGGCTGGCCTGGCCCAAATCTTTACCCCCCTGTCATTTGCCACCTTCCGACAGGAATTGATTCTTTTATGGAATGGCGGCACAGAGATGATGGAAGATAGCGTGGTTCAGACCCTGGCGGCAGAGAAACGGGAGGTGACTATTTATTTTTCTGTTTGTCCTGGTCACGAAACAGACCTTGCCCGGGTAATTGTTTCCCTGGTCAATATTAGCGCGCGCAAGCAGGCGGAACGGGAGCAGGAGAAAATGCATGATCAGTTACTCCAGGCCCAGAAGATGGAATCCGTGGGACGCCTGGCAGGCGGAGTGGCACATGACTACAACAATATGCTGAGCGTTATCCTTCCCTACACTGAGATGGCGATAGAAGAGATTGACCCGGCCCAGCCACTCTATAAAATGATGCAGAATATTTATGATGCTGCCCAACGTTCCGCAGATCTGACTCGTCAATTGCTCGCCTTTGCCCGTAAACAGGCGGTAACCCCCAAGGTGCTTGATCTGAATGAAGCCGTGGCAAGCATGCTCAAGCTCCTGCAGAAGCTGATTGGTGAAAATATCAGCCTTGTCTGGATGCCAGGGGCGGAATTATGGTTAGTAAGGATGGACCCCTCTCAGCTTGATCAGATCCTGGCCAACCTCTGCGTCAATGCTCGAGATGCCATCACGGATGTGGGTAAAGTTATTATTGAAACACGAAATGTCATTTTCGACGAAGTGTACTGCCGTGATCATGCTGATGCCCTGCCAGGGGCCTATGTGCTGCTGGTTGTTAGTGATAGCGGCTGTGGCATGGCAAGGGAGACTGTGGAGAAAATTTTCGAACCTTTTTTTACCACGAAGGGTCTGGGAAAGGGTACCGGACTTGGCCTTGCAACGATCTACGGCATTATCAAGCAGAACAATGGGTTTGTTCATGTGTACAGTGAGCCGGGGCATGGCTCGACCTTCAAGATTTATTTGCCCCGTCATCTTGTCGAGGACGAGCAAAGGGAAGAGCAAAGGACGGCCAGCCAGATTGCCAGGGGATCTGAAACCATCCTGCTGGTTGAAGATGAAGGCATCGTGCTAACTATGGTGAAAAATGTGCTGGAGACGTGTGGATATATGGTGTTTCCAGCCTCGATGCCGGGAGAAGCACTGCGGATAGCGAAGGAACGAGATGGCGACATTGATTTGCTGTTAACCGATATGATCATGCCAGAGATGACAGGTCGGGATCTTGCCGAGAGGCTTCTTGCCCTTTATCCGTCAATGAAATGCCTGTTCATGTCCGGTTATACAGGTGATGTCATTGCTCCGAATGGGGTATTTCAGGAAGGGATCAATTATATTCAAAAACCTTTTTCCAGACAGGATTTGGCGACCAAGGTGCGCTCGGTGCTGGATGACCAGGATAAAAAACACGAGGGCGACCCAGGGTAA
- a CDS encoding ABC transporter ATP-binding protein produces the protein MTDAAIQLRDLSYSYDDIPVLTDVCLDIFPGDTASIIGPNGGGKTTLIKLILGLESPDKGTVLVYGNKPEHERTRIGYVPQYARYDPHFPISLLNVVCMGRIGSSLSGRYTRHDKEIALEALTAVNLADLAKRPFSALSGGQRQRVLIARALATESDILILDEPTASLDRQSEQQLFALLAKLNKNMIILMVTHEIGVSSTFFQRVICVNNQVFVHPTSELTGELLRDMYGGDLRMIRHDHRCGPGGHEHD, from the coding sequence ATGACAGATGCTGCTATCCAGCTCAGAGACCTCAGTTATTCCTATGATGACATCCCCGTACTCACCGATGTTTGCCTGGATATCTTCCCTGGGGACACAGCCTCTATTATTGGACCCAACGGCGGCGGCAAGACCACGTTGATCAAGTTGATCCTCGGCCTGGAGAGCCCGGACAAGGGAACGGTTCTGGTCTATGGAAATAAACCCGAGCACGAGCGCACCCGCATAGGTTATGTCCCCCAGTACGCCCGCTATGATCCTCATTTTCCTATCTCACTCCTGAACGTGGTATGCATGGGACGGATCGGCAGTTCCCTCAGTGGCCGTTATACTCGCCATGACAAGGAGATCGCCTTAGAGGCCTTGACTGCCGTCAATCTCGCGGATCTGGCCAAGCGCCCTTTCTCGGCCCTCTCAGGAGGACAACGACAACGGGTCCTCATCGCCCGGGCCTTGGCTACGGAAAGCGACATCCTCATCCTCGATGAACCCACAGCCAGCCTGGATCGTCAATCGGAGCAACAACTCTTTGCCCTGCTGGCAAAACTCAACAAAAACATGATTATTCTCATGGTGACCCATGAAATAGGGGTTTCGTCTACATTTTTCCAGCGGGTGATCTGCGTTAATAATCAGGTCTTTGTTCACCCGACCAGTGAACTGACCGGAGAGCTGCTCCGTGACATGTACGGTGGCGATCTGCGCATGATTCGCCATGACCATCGTTGCGGCCCCGGAGGGCACGAACATGACTGA
- a CDS encoding purine-nucleoside phosphorylase translates to MMESRDTHKEQVERAVAFLRSRLPTMPEVLIQLGTGLGNLVEAMDNSISIPYEEIPGFPRSTVTSHAGNLVYGTLAGRPCAILQGRFHYYEGYSAREVGFPVRVLALLGVRTAIITNASGGLNTAWQAGTIMVFKDHINQLPDNPLRGPNIDAWGPRFPDFSQPYAPALRKLARQAARRLGFTELKEGTYICIPGPSLETPAETRMFRQWGADALGMSSVPEIITALHAGLQVLGLSVVANVNDPDDFIPILLEDIVEAAMQAEPKLQEMILEIVQEL, encoded by the coding sequence ATGATGGAGAGCCGCGATACACATAAAGAGCAGGTAGAACGCGCTGTGGCCTTTCTTCGTTCCCGTCTCCCGACCATGCCCGAGGTCTTGATTCAGCTGGGCACTGGTCTGGGCAATCTGGTCGAGGCCATGGACAACAGCATCTCTATCCCTTATGAGGAGATCCCCGGCTTTCCCCGCTCCACGGTGACCAGCCATGCCGGTAATCTGGTCTACGGTACCCTGGCTGGCAGGCCCTGTGCCATCCTCCAGGGACGCTTCCATTATTATGAGGGCTATTCTGCCCGGGAAGTCGGCTTCCCGGTCCGGGTCTTGGCCCTGCTCGGGGTACGGACCGCCATCATCACCAATGCCTCGGGTGGCCTGAACACGGCTTGGCAGGCCGGGACCATTATGGTCTTCAAGGATCATATCAATCAGCTGCCGGATAATCCCCTGCGCGGCCCCAATATTGATGCCTGGGGCCCCCGTTTCCCAGATTTTTCTCAGCCCTATGCCCCGGCCTTACGTAAATTGGCGCGACAGGCCGCCCGTAGGCTGGGATTTACCGAGCTAAAAGAAGGAACCTATATCTGTATCCCGGGCCCCAGTCTGGAGACCCCGGCAGAGACCCGGATGTTTCGGCAATGGGGGGCCGATGCCTTGGGCATGTCCTCTGTGCCAGAGATCATCACGGCCCTGCATGCCGGGCTGCAGGTCCTGGGCCTATCCGTGGTGGCCAATGTCAATGACCCGGATGATTTCATCCCTATTCTGTTGGAAGATATCGTTGAGGCCGCTATGCAGGCCGAACCCAAGCTGCAAGAAATGATCCTTGAAATCGTACAGGAGCTGTAA
- a CDS encoding metal ABC transporter permease: MTELWAALFDPDLPFLRYALITGLLASLSFGIIGTFVVVRRISYIAGAISHCVLAGIGGGLYLQNVVGIPWITPVRGAVIVSLLAALLLAQASKNAGQREDSVIGALWAGGMSIGFLFIAVTPGYFDPMSYLFGNILLINKEDIYFVIALNLVILAVVGIFYNKLVAICFDEEYTQLRGVHTRWLYLLLLCLTALTIVLLVRIVGIIMVIALLTLPAAIAGNMASGIRQMMILATFFSALFIVSGLGVSFSFNLPSGSVIILIATTCYLLSLGFSGRWRRKQKKTSHSIE; this comes from the coding sequence ATGACTGAACTGTGGGCCGCACTCTTTGATCCGGATCTGCCCTTTCTCCGCTATGCCCTGATTACCGGTCTACTGGCCTCTCTTTCCTTTGGTATCATCGGCACCTTTGTCGTTGTCCGCCGCATCAGTTATATTGCCGGAGCCATCTCCCATTGTGTTCTGGCTGGTATCGGGGGCGGCTTATACCTACAAAACGTAGTTGGTATCCCTTGGATCACCCCTGTCCGGGGAGCGGTTATCGTTTCCCTGCTGGCTGCCTTACTCCTGGCCCAGGCAAGTAAAAATGCAGGCCAACGGGAAGACTCGGTTATCGGTGCCCTCTGGGCAGGCGGCATGTCCATCGGCTTCCTTTTTATCGCTGTGACGCCTGGTTATTTTGATCCAATGTCGTACCTCTTTGGCAATATTCTGCTCATCAACAAGGAGGACATCTACTTTGTTATTGCCCTTAACCTTGTTATCCTGGCCGTGGTCGGCATCTTTTATAATAAGCTAGTTGCGATCTGTTTTGACGAGGAATATACTCAGCTCAGAGGGGTACATACCCGCTGGCTCTACCTGCTGCTCCTCTGCCTGACCGCCTTGACCATTGTCCTGCTTGTTCGCATTGTCGGAATTATTATGGTTATCGCTCTCCTCACCCTGCCAGCAGCTATTGCTGGCAATATGGCCTCAGGTATCCGCCAGATGATGATCCTTGCCACGTTTTTCTCTGCCCTGTTCATTGTCAGTGGACTCGGCGTCAGCTTTTCCTTTAACCTACCCAGCGGCTCGGTTATTATTCTTATTGCTACGACCTGCTACCTGCTCAGTCTCGGATTCAGTGGAAGGTGGCGGAGAAAACAGAAAAAAACAAGTCATTCTATCGAATAG